In Vibrio sp. STUT-A11, a genomic segment contains:
- a CDS encoding sugar ABC transporter permease, which translates to MKVDKRLYFLIPALFLYLMFTIYPVFKGISLSMTEYAGVGEATWVGLDNYREIFSDQRYVQVLKNTMIYGIVVVVFQNGLGLIFAAILNSIPAVRDALRTALLVPSMLSLVIAGYVWQYLYAPMGGGLNELLASFGMGSMQQIWLGDSSIALFSVAAVHVWMFVGYSTAIFLAGYAGISTEVKDAARVDGVSPIKSFFHIDIPLLAPAITVNITLATIGTLKSFEFPFIMTGGGPDYATMTLGLKIFQLIFQDFKYGSAAALSVVMIVLVALITIIQNSYLRAREDRI; encoded by the coding sequence ATGAAAGTCGATAAAAGGTTGTATTTCCTTATTCCGGCTCTATTTTTGTATCTCATGTTCACTATCTATCCAGTGTTCAAGGGGATTTCATTGTCGATGACAGAGTATGCTGGTGTTGGTGAAGCAACATGGGTTGGTTTAGATAATTATCGTGAGATATTCTCCGATCAGCGCTATGTTCAGGTGCTGAAAAATACCATGATCTACGGTATTGTCGTCGTCGTGTTCCAAAACGGGTTGGGGCTGATTTTTGCCGCCATCTTAAACAGTATTCCCGCAGTGCGCGATGCATTACGTACTGCCCTACTTGTACCTTCAATGCTGTCGCTAGTGATTGCAGGTTATGTATGGCAGTACCTTTATGCACCAATGGGTGGAGGCTTAAACGAGCTTCTGGCTTCATTCGGCATGGGTAGCATGCAGCAAATTTGGCTTGGAGACTCTTCCATTGCCCTATTCTCTGTTGCCGCTGTTCACGTATGGATGTTTGTCGGTTACTCGACCGCTATTTTCTTAGCAGGTTACGCGGGTATTTCAACCGAAGTGAAAGACGCAGCGCGTGTGGATGGTGTATCACCAATCAAGTCGTTCTTCCATATTGATATTCCACTGCTTGCCCCAGCGATTACTGTCAATATTACGCTTGCTACGATCGGTACTCTTAAATCATTCGAGTTCCCATTCATCATGACAGGTGGTGGTCCAGATTACGCAACGATGACGCTAGGCCTTAAGATCTTCCAGCTCATCTTCCAAGACTTTAAATATGGCTCTGCAGCAGCTCTGTCAGTGGTCATGATTGTACTGGTAGCTCTGATTACTATTATTCAAAACAGTTACCTACGAGCTCGTGAGGACCGTATCTAA
- a CDS encoding ABC transporter substrate-binding protein translates to MELKQLSLATAITACLLATSNVAAKQIELEVSSWKGAGAEVANFPLIIERFEKANPDIKVKLNYMARNDMVTSIPARMQAGSPPDVVMVDREFIQHWGGNGQLMPLNDLPFVERVQPKLQPYLGLDETVYYSMLQVSGMGVFVNNDLFEDAGIKSYPQTVDELVQACTALNDKGIQPMLLAANNGGWTPYVYFLTMALADGNNPDLSRMDKFVSGEAKFADDESMKNAFEGFRKMIDAKCFNPMVSAGTDPWSVALTTFQSGRVAMLPQGMWNITPFSNDSLPEHFSLHPFPAVNGDKGIVMDYNGPGWAIPKDSGEVEAAKKWIDFWMNDDNLKVYLEADTAITTLAGGTSGVPELAKPYEDARSAGQLVTFPVGNIPANLGADMPNDITAFMLKPDQDYTKILERWDRTVAKNLK, encoded by the coding sequence ATGGAACTAAAACAACTCTCTCTTGCCACTGCAATTACTGCTTGTTTACTTGCCACCAGCAACGTGGCAGCAAAACAAATCGAACTTGAAGTCTCTAGCTGGAAAGGCGCTGGCGCAGAAGTCGCTAACTTCCCGTTAATCATCGAGCGATTCGAAAAAGCAAACCCTGATATCAAAGTAAAGCTCAATTACATGGCTCGTAATGACATGGTGACGAGTATCCCTGCTCGCATGCAGGCAGGTTCACCACCCGATGTCGTGATGGTTGACCGTGAGTTTATCCAACACTGGGGTGGCAATGGTCAGTTAATGCCACTCAATGACCTCCCGTTTGTCGAACGTGTACAACCTAAACTTCAACCTTACCTTGGCCTTGATGAGACCGTTTATTACTCAATGCTCCAAGTTTCAGGTATGGGTGTGTTTGTGAATAACGACTTGTTTGAAGACGCCGGTATCAAAAGCTACCCACAAACCGTTGATGAGTTAGTTCAAGCTTGTACAGCGCTGAATGACAAAGGGATTCAGCCAATGCTACTTGCAGCAAACAATGGTGGCTGGACCCCTTATGTCTACTTTTTGACCATGGCACTGGCCGATGGTAATAACCCAGATCTGTCTCGTATGGACAAATTTGTGAGTGGTGAAGCGAAGTTTGCCGACGATGAATCAATGAAAAATGCCTTTGAAGGCTTTAGAAAGATGATTGATGCCAAGTGTTTTAACCCGATGGTTTCGGCGGGTACTGACCCGTGGTCAGTGGCGCTAACGACATTCCAATCTGGCCGTGTTGCTATGCTGCCACAAGGTATGTGGAACATTACTCCATTCTCAAACGATTCACTTCCTGAGCACTTCTCTTTACACCCGTTCCCGGCAGTGAACGGCGATAAAGGTATTGTTATGGACTACAACGGCCCAGGTTGGGCGATTCCAAAAGATTCGGGTGAAGTGGAAGCCGCGAAGAAATGGATCGATTTCTGGATGAATGATGACAACTTAAAAGTCTATCTAGAAGCCGATACCGCGATCACGACTCTCGCGGGCGGTACTTCTGGGGTGCCTGAGTTAGCCAAACCTTATGAAGATGCTCGCTCTGCCGGCCAACTGGTTACGTTCCCTGTTGGAAACATCCCTGCGAATTTGGGGGCTGATATGCCAAATGATATAACAGCATTCATGCTAAAACCTGACCAAGATTACACCAAGATCTTAGAACGTTGGGACCGTACGGTGGCTAAAAATCTTAAGTAA
- a CDS encoding FG-GAP-like repeat-containing protein, translating into MPYTMKDLNRCFQLTLFASTISILVGCGSDNTEETPPPSDGSFTVGIFDPVTVQRDVAGSLIQRVNLELDIESEFANLSLYIDDKLAIDNIDVPSTGINYINALVDVGSTGVKNIKVMARGSDITVNKLEFAERPDILLPQFKDIAGESGIADQDDLPKYGGPTVADINNNGYYDIILNNHNWRPTNQLYWNNQDGTFTVENGGWDGSLSWGDMHGTAAADYNHSGDLGIIVTRGGGNGTTPSYPDFFVNEEGKLTESYQEVGITESARGRGARFLDMNGNGYLDLVFINAEGINGGSGAQHLFYKNNQDGTFSRIDVPGIEKANTERALVLDFDGDGIDDLLFLTPMTLWKGNGDFTFTDVTDSVLPENVRQTWQVQAAADVDVTGNGLPDIYLSKGLPHYQLSNRSLDFNPIAQTLNLNDDGNKGRRTMQLTVEDGFTLKDLHLTYRQYDGGFPIMLGEQKTAHEVVKVEDYYTLPDDLEITPDSAIGWPSERDENGIYIGYIGDNTWNVEWVKNGDVFWQVAFTMDDIKDVNVDWQPQNRNQQDVLLVNRDGRFVEESAEWNLPKGGNHWGVTYGDFNNSGHNDIFVHRYGYLKERVTDYLLINDGEGQFEITQMHGAHDVNDSGHGDMGQAFALTRDGKVDLLNGSEDGIWYLYKNQTQNVGNHSLVHVGYSPLHNIDPMSAVVTVTTESKSYTRRVGSAGENFSQSLLNTVHFGLGKNQTIEEIKVTWRNGEAVYLNDVMINERVSSDDADMPVPESISLGADERKLRPGATYQITPSFTPLNANPVVTFKSSDPSVASVSDSGLVTALAIGDAEILVQSSVAEQVSSSLLIRSGDFDPIYATDISVVNETDPIYVGQSATLSVELTSSEPGKSPDDTSVTWSSSDNTTATVSVDGVVNAIKAGSVQITASANGAHQPGAVTDTLSIDIEDWFEASVTFDDNNKYMGSPLCTNQPLSVIANYHAGSGSTVNENGLTFRLRQMDASWGLVNDYIIYHADSAETVSGSVDVVFDLTNPLVIPTADLPDGNFHFLFVEFVTNEGKKHEKGIGWAHGDINIVECS; encoded by the coding sequence ATGCCCTACACAATGAAAGACCTTAACAGGTGCTTCCAGTTGACATTGTTCGCGAGTACTATCTCCATACTCGTAGGATGTGGCAGTGATAACACTGAAGAGACGCCTCCTCCATCTGATGGTTCATTTACAGTCGGTATTTTCGATCCAGTAACCGTACAAAGGGATGTTGCAGGATCACTAATACAAAGAGTTAATTTAGAGCTGGATATCGAGAGTGAATTTGCGAATTTATCACTCTATATTGATGACAAGTTGGCCATAGACAACATCGACGTCCCTTCAACGGGTATCAACTACATCAATGCGCTTGTTGACGTTGGCTCTACGGGTGTAAAGAACATTAAGGTTATGGCACGCGGTAGCGATATCACTGTAAATAAGCTTGAATTCGCAGAGCGTCCAGATATTCTCCTACCTCAATTCAAAGACATCGCCGGGGAATCTGGTATTGCTGACCAAGACGATCTCCCCAAATATGGCGGCCCTACGGTTGCTGATATCAACAACAACGGCTATTACGATATTATTCTTAACAACCATAACTGGCGCCCAACGAACCAACTCTACTGGAACAATCAAGATGGTACCTTTACGGTAGAAAACGGAGGTTGGGATGGCTCACTCTCTTGGGGTGATATGCATGGTACGGCAGCAGCAGACTATAACCACTCAGGTGATTTAGGCATTATTGTTACACGAGGTGGCGGTAATGGAACCACTCCATCTTACCCTGACTTTTTTGTGAATGAAGAAGGCAAGCTAACCGAGTCTTATCAAGAAGTTGGGATAACAGAGAGCGCTAGGGGACGTGGGGCACGTTTCTTAGATATGAATGGTAACGGGTATCTTGACCTTGTATTTATAAATGCTGAAGGGATCAACGGCGGCAGTGGTGCACAGCACCTTTTCTACAAAAACAATCAAGATGGTACCTTTAGCCGCATTGATGTTCCCGGTATCGAAAAAGCCAATACTGAGCGTGCTCTTGTGCTCGATTTTGATGGTGATGGCATAGATGACCTACTCTTTTTGACACCTATGACGCTATGGAAAGGCAATGGTGACTTCACATTTACGGATGTCACCGATAGCGTACTTCCAGAAAATGTCCGTCAAACTTGGCAGGTTCAAGCTGCTGCAGATGTCGATGTGACAGGAAATGGCTTACCCGACATATACCTCTCAAAAGGCTTGCCACATTATCAATTATCTAATCGCTCACTAGACTTTAACCCTATTGCTCAAACACTCAATCTTAACGATGATGGCAATAAAGGGCGAAGAACCATGCAGTTGACCGTAGAGGATGGATTCACTCTTAAAGATCTTCACCTTACTTATCGACAGTACGATGGTGGCTTCCCTATCATGCTTGGCGAACAGAAGACAGCTCATGAAGTTGTGAAAGTAGAAGACTATTACACTCTTCCTGATGACTTAGAAATCACCCCGGACAGTGCAATTGGCTGGCCGTCAGAGCGCGATGAAAATGGTATCTATATTGGGTATATCGGTGACAATACGTGGAACGTTGAATGGGTTAAGAATGGGGATGTATTCTGGCAGGTCGCATTTACCATGGATGATATCAAAGATGTGAATGTTGATTGGCAACCACAAAACCGTAATCAGCAAGATGTTCTTTTAGTCAATCGTGATGGCAGGTTTGTCGAGGAGTCCGCTGAGTGGAACCTACCTAAAGGTGGCAATCACTGGGGCGTAACATACGGCGACTTCAATAATAGTGGACACAACGATATTTTTGTTCATCGCTATGGATACTTAAAAGAACGTGTGACCGATTACCTTCTTATCAATGATGGAGAGGGACAATTTGAAATTACCCAAATGCATGGTGCACATGATGTTAACGACTCAGGTCATGGAGACATGGGGCAAGCCTTTGCTCTTACTCGAGATGGTAAAGTAGATCTACTCAACGGCAGCGAAGACGGTATCTGGTATTTATATAAAAACCAGACACAAAACGTTGGCAACCACTCCCTTGTCCACGTAGGTTACAGCCCATTACATAACATCGACCCGATGTCAGCCGTTGTCACTGTCACGACAGAAAGCAAGTCATACACGCGAAGAGTCGGGTCTGCGGGTGAAAACTTCTCACAGAGTTTGCTCAATACAGTTCATTTTGGCCTAGGTAAGAATCAGACCATTGAAGAAATCAAAGTGACTTGGCGTAATGGTGAGGCCGTTTATCTCAACGATGTCATGATAAACGAGCGAGTGTCTAGCGACGATGCAGATATGCCAGTTCCTGAGAGTATTAGCTTGGGTGCTGACGAACGTAAACTGCGCCCGGGAGCCACCTATCAAATTACGCCTTCATTCACGCCACTCAATGCCAATCCAGTGGTCACTTTCAAGTCAAGCGATCCATCCGTTGCAAGCGTTTCTGATAGCGGACTTGTTACTGCTCTCGCCATTGGTGATGCAGAAATTTTGGTTCAATCAAGCGTTGCGGAACAAGTGTCATCATCACTTCTTATTCGCTCAGGGGATTTTGACCCTATCTACGCAACTGATATTTCAGTCGTGAACGAGACAGATCCAATTTACGTAGGTCAAAGCGCTACACTGTCTGTAGAACTAACTTCAAGTGAGCCTGGTAAATCACCTGATGATACTTCCGTGACATGGTCTTCTTCAGATAACACAACGGCCACTGTCTCTGTTGATGGCGTTGTCAACGCGATCAAGGCAGGCTCAGTCCAAATCACAGCCAGCGCAAATGGCGCTCACCAACCGGGCGCGGTGACAGACACTTTAAGTATAGATATAGAAGATTGGTTTGAAGCGAGCGTGACATTTGATGACAACAATAAATACATGGGGTCTCCGCTATGTACCAACCAGCCTTTGAGCGTTATTGCAAACTATCATGCAGGCTCTGGTTCGACCGTAAATGAAAATGGACTTACATTCCGCTTAAGACAGATGGATGCAAGCTGGGGATTAGTAAATGACTACATCATTTACCATGCAGACTCGGCAGAAACTGTTTCTGGCTCTGTCGATGTGGTCTTCGACCTTACCAACCCTTTAGTTATCCCAACAGCAGATTTACCTGATGGAAACTTCCACTTCTTATTTGTTGAGTTCGTGACCAATGAAGGTAAGAAGCACGAAAAAGGGATTGGGTGGGCCCACGGTGATATCAACATAGTAGAATGTAGCTAA
- a CDS encoding carbohydrate ABC transporter permease, which yields MSSITSNKLPTKTADQSTATRKKKLLSPRNVKQGLLISLMFAVTFIILSPVFYMVFMSFRSRREIMLDPLALPTELHFSNYVNVIADMNYFGTVFNTIGITVATIFSVAILSSLAAYPLARIRSRVSNIAYIFFMLGMVIPPFAALTPLYLFIRDLGLLDTYFGLILVYTVGHLPLGVFFYTSFMKAIPKELEEAATLDGATFLKTYWYIIFPMLKPITGTLAIFITLGVWNDVVNPLLFITTESKLTIMPAVLRFLGTYSVDPTQLFPAAVLASLPLLVVFFTLSKQIVNGMTAGAVK from the coding sequence ATGAGTAGTATTACATCCAATAAACTGCCAACAAAGACCGCAGACCAGTCAACAGCAACACGTAAAAAAAAGCTTCTTTCGCCGCGCAACGTAAAACAGGGGCTTTTGATTTCACTGATGTTCGCGGTCACGTTCATCATTCTCTCTCCTGTTTTCTATATGGTGTTTATGTCATTCAGAAGCCGTAGAGAAATTATGCTTGATCCTCTCGCGTTGCCGACAGAATTGCATTTCTCGAACTACGTGAATGTTATTGCTGACATGAACTACTTTGGTACTGTATTTAATACTATCGGAATAACTGTTGCTACTATCTTCTCTGTGGCTATTCTCTCTTCGCTTGCTGCTTACCCGCTAGCAAGAATTCGTAGCCGAGTGAGCAATATCGCTTACATTTTCTTCATGCTAGGCATGGTGATCCCACCATTTGCGGCCCTAACACCGCTATACCTATTCATTCGTGATTTAGGCCTACTAGATACTTACTTCGGTCTGATTTTGGTGTATACCGTTGGTCACTTGCCGTTAGGTGTCTTCTTCTACACTAGTTTTATGAAAGCCATACCGAAAGAGCTTGAAGAAGCTGCGACACTTGATGGGGCGACATTCTTAAAGACTTACTGGTACATCATCTTCCCTATGCTTAAGCCAATTACAGGTACACTAGCGATCTTTATCACTTTAGGTGTTTGGAATGATGTGGTTAACCCACTGCTCTTCATCACAACGGAAAGCAAGTTAACCATTATGCCAGCCGTACTGCGCTTCTTAGGAACCTACTCTGTTGATCCAACACAGTTGTTCCCTGCAGCAGTGCTTGCATCACTTCCACTTCTTGTTGTGTTCTTTACATTATCTAAGCAGATTGTAAATGGTATGACAGCAGGTGCTGTGAAATAA
- a CDS encoding ABC transporter substrate-binding protein — protein MKLTKLAAITALTLSASSFGANKVELEVASWKGAGAEVANFPVLIEKFEQQYPDIKVRLNYMARNDMVTSIPARFQAGSPPDVIMVDREFITHWGGAGQLMEIGDQAFVERIQPGLQAHLGLDNNVYYAMLQVSGMGIYVNDDLMDKAGVTKYPETVAEFTATCKQLNNEGITPTLLAGNNGAWTPYIFFLALGLADGDVPSQDRLAQFNNGKIKFAEDQSMKNAFEAFRQMIDAKCFDPKISAGTDPWSVALTTFQSGRIAMLPQGLWNINPFVKDSLPENFSLKPFPSINGDKGITLDYLGPGWAIPKDAKQVDAAKKWIDFWTLDENLKLFLEADTAMTTLTGGTSGLPMNIAKDYVEARDAMQYVTFPVGALPVEVTRDMTNDIMSFMLNPSQDYNVILERWDALVARDIAKR, from the coding sequence ATGAAACTAACAAAACTTGCAGCTATAACAGCTCTTACTCTCTCAGCATCTAGCTTTGGCGCAAATAAAGTCGAACTAGAAGTCGCTAGTTGGAAGGGCGCAGGAGCAGAAGTTGCAAACTTTCCAGTTCTAATCGAAAAGTTTGAGCAGCAGTATCCTGACATTAAAGTTCGTCTTAATTACATGGCGCGTAATGACATGGTAACCAGCATTCCAGCACGTTTCCAGGCTGGTAGCCCACCGGATGTCATCATGGTTGACCGCGAGTTTATCACACACTGGGGTGGGGCCGGTCAGCTAATGGAAATTGGTGATCAAGCTTTCGTTGAACGTATTCAACCTGGTCTACAAGCACATCTTGGCTTAGACAACAATGTATACTACGCAATGCTTCAAGTTTCCGGCATGGGTATCTATGTTAATGATGACTTAATGGACAAAGCGGGTGTTACAAAGTATCCAGAAACCGTTGCTGAGTTTACAGCTACATGTAAGCAGCTAAATAATGAAGGCATCACACCAACTTTACTTGCAGGTAATAACGGCGCTTGGACACCTTACATTTTCTTCTTAGCACTAGGTCTTGCTGATGGTGATGTACCTAGCCAAGACCGTTTAGCTCAGTTTAACAATGGCAAAATCAAATTCGCTGAAGACCAATCAATGAAGAACGCATTTGAGGCGTTCCGTCAAATGATTGATGCTAAGTGTTTCGATCCAAAAATTAGTGCGGGTACAGACCCATGGTCGGTGGCACTGACAACATTTCAATCTGGCCGTATCGCTATGCTGCCTCAGGGTTTATGGAACATCAACCCATTTGTTAAAGATTCTTTACCAGAAAACTTCTCTCTAAAACCGTTCCCATCGATTAATGGCGATAAAGGTATCACTCTAGATTACCTTGGCCCTGGTTGGGCAATTCCAAAAGATGCTAAGCAAGTTGACGCAGCTAAAAAGTGGATCGACTTCTGGACTCTAGACGAGAACCTAAAACTGTTCTTGGAAGCAGATACAGCAATGACCACACTAACTGGTGGTACTTCAGGTCTGCCAATGAATATTGCCAAAGATTATGTCGAAGCGCGTGACGCTATGCAATATGTAACGTTTCCTGTCGGTGCGCTGCCTGTTGAAGTAACACGTGATATGACGAATGACATCATGTCATTTATGTTAAATCCAAGCCAAGACTATAACGTGATTCTTGAGCGTTGGGACGCACTTGTAGCTCGCGATATCGCGAAACGTTAA